A single region of the Malaclemys terrapin pileata isolate rMalTer1 chromosome 4, rMalTer1.hap1, whole genome shotgun sequence genome encodes:
- the MLH3 gene encoding DNA mismatch repair protein Mlh3 isoform X6 → MIKCLVEDVRTRLRSGVAINSLAQCVEELVLNSIDAKATCVAIRVDLETFKVQVVDNGSGMGREDLNKVGNRYFTSKCNTVEDLENLKFYGFRGEAVASIASMASIVEISSKTNNTVKTFMKLFQNGKALEVCEAELTRPSGGTTVTVYNLFHQLPVRKKCVDPMLEFERVRQKVEALSLIHPSVSFSLRNDASCSVMLQLPKTKDMCSRFCQIYGLGRTQKLRKINYTSGGFELSGYISSEGHYNKNMQFLYVNNRLVLKTRLHKLMDFLLRKESVICKAKGGLANRQMSSSPVRHRGPELYGIFVINVKCQYCEYDVCLEPAKTLIEFRNWDALLACIEEGVKTFLKREHLFVELSGEDIKEFNEDNVFSLYRTRALQPALSEEKSIQDNFKKTCDDIVDSYEMFNLQSKTVKRKVTVQEKSSDLIGSNDNAAEKEVSPGLIIGKLADTASHLLNKEDTTSDFSELDISEQEPKEFNNPKMVFVSRKSSENLSGESRSERVEIDSYAEMPHCTENCVEDARIQEDSTAQKSSINIAFRNGVTQGQHERVEDTADGPELLWGGALMGMSDAMKDDSRKSKGPNNDGGGRVVRSVPLKLCSTGLITHVLQNQPPHEQTEMNCSLNMHSKSGPVSAKDIFGNKMSFSVQSLNVQDISSILNKEYTTVPNREVCRAYAYEWLENETVSGHKNEKVASITAGDRRECVTSHTRELLPVTSLGFAHNENNPSNRRQMMELSVMPRTQAYKKLSLSIRLGSLERFRRHYGKVRSAPSVSIPEKRNEFEPPGVLGSLADLDTLKNQNNNFECVNICETQVLEHADSNNSCQAGCLLSLERSQFCGKETLLNRKAPCVRASPLTLTDYSQIRRKDLSSNRSLGSLASKLSRMKGDHKEVLATEVVGQVDEQFQTDSSRKDNTLHLLSQTDDFLQSSYQTCQSSSQETGVDDCILASASDEQDAPCKMYSTRGGTMENAVNQSLLINTDGEYMATTSSGLALHSEKSYSEGIHKDGNIVDVSSKQTSKATELPSVTLSSGLEVPGDVTNAVQSKNEESIPCSVWMQRFDVSLGKMVYVNKMTGLSTYSTPPTEELQAACTKDITTMAVNVVLQSDFTKCKEGIDVRFLKIATALDPRFKNLKCLPKSDRDGLWSMLSEVLKEQHSDAETTEPEPPKRKINLLLVASDSDNENEHALVHTASDCY, encoded by the exons ATGATCAAATGTTTGGTGGAAGATGTGCGCACCAGGTTACGCTCTGGAGTGGCCATCAACTCACTGGCCCAGTGTGTTGAAGAGCTTGTCCTCAATAGCATTGATGCTAAAGCAACATGTGTGGCTATACGGGTGGATTTGGAAACCTTCAAGGTCCAGGTGGTGGACaatggctctgggatggggagagaggaccTAAATAAAGTGGGTAATCGATATTTTACTAGTAAGTGCAACACAGTGGAGGATTTAGAGAATCTGAAGTTCTATGGTTTCCGAGGGGAGGCTGTGGCCAGCATAGCAAGTATGGCCAGCATAGTAGAAATTTCATCCAAGACAAACAATACAGTGAAAACCTTTATGAAACTGTTTCAGAATGGGAAAGCACTGGAAGTTTGTGAAGCTGAATTGACTAGACCAAGTGGTGGAACAACAGTAACTGTGTATAACCTGTTCCACCAGTTACCAGTGAGGAAAAAGTGCGTGGATCCCATGCTGGAATTTGAGAGGGTGAGGCAGAAGGTAGAGGCTCTTTCTCTCATACATCCTTCTGTCTCATTTTCCTTAAGAAATGATGCTTCCTGTTCTGTGATGCTTCAGCTCCCCAAGACCAAAGATATGTGTTCCCGTTTTTGTCAGATTTATGGACTGGGAAGAACACAGAAATTACGAAAAATAAATTATACATCTGGGGGGTTTGAGTTAAGTGGCTATATCAGTTCTGAAGGGCATTACAATAAGAATATGCAGTTTTTGTATGTGAATAATAGACtggttttaaaaacaagattgCATAAACTCATGGACTTTTTATTAAGGAAAGAAAGTGTTATTTGCAAGGCAAAAGGTGGCCTTGCCAACAGACAAATGAGTTCAAGTCCTGTTCGGCATCGTGGCCCAGAGCTCTATGGAATCTTCGTTATCAATGTGAAGTGTCAATATTGTGAATATGATGTGTGTCTGGAACCGGCAAAAACTCTGATAGAATTCCGCAATTGGGATGCTCTTTTAGCTTGCATTGAGGAAGgagtgaaaacatttttaaagcgaGAACACTTATTTGTTGAACTGTCTGGTGAAGACATAAAAGAATTTAATGAAGACAATGTCTTTAGTTTGTACAGGACCAGAGCTCTGCAGCCTGCACTCTCTGAAGAAAAGAGCATACAAGACAATTTTAAGAAAACATGTGATGATATTGTAGATTCTTATGAAATGTTTAATTTGCAATCAAAAACTGTCAAAAGAAAAGTGACTGTTCAGGAAAAGTCTTCAGATCTCATAGGTTCAAATGATAATGCTGCAGAAAAGGAAGTCTCTCCAGGTCTGATCATTGGTAAACTGGCTGATACAGCAAGTCATCTGCTCAACAAAGAAGACACCACTTCTGATTTCTCAGAATTAGATATCTCAGAACAAGAGCCAAAAGAGTTCAACAATCCCAAAATGGTGTTTGTGAGCCGCAAGTCTTCAGAAAATCTCTCTGGGGAGTCCAGATCAGAAAGAGTAGAAATAGACAGTTATGCTGAAATGCCACATTGTACTGAGAATTGTGTGGAAGATGCAAGAATACAGGAGGACAGCACAGCTCAGAAAAGCAGCATCAACATTGCCTTCAGAAATGGTGTCACTCAAGGGCAGCATGAGAGAGTTGAAGATACAGCTGATGGACCAGAACTTCTTTGGGGGGGAGCATTGATGGGAATGTCTGATGCAATGAAAGATGACAGTAGAAAAAGTAAAGGGCCAAATAATGATGGTGGAGGAAGGGTTGTTAGATCAGTACCACTGAAGTTGTGTTCCACAGGCCTTATAACTCATGTGTTGCAAAATCAGCCACCACATGAACAAACTGAAATGAATTGCTCATTAAACATGCATTCTAAATCTGGTCCTGTAAGTGCCAAGGACATATTTGGAAACAAGATGAGCTTTTCAGTTCAGAGTCTAAATGTTCAGGATATTTCtagtattttaaataaagagtATACTACAGTACCCAACAGAGAAGTATGCAGAGCATATGCATATGAGTGGTTAGAAAATGAGACTGTATCAGGCCACAAGAATGAGAAGGTAGCTTCCATTACTGCAGGAGATAGAAGGGAGTGTGTAACATCACACACTAGAGAGTTGCTTCCTGTCACTTCCTTGGGTTTTGCTCATAATGAAAATAATCCAAGCAACAGAAGACAAATGATGGAGCTATCTGTTATGCCCAGAACCCAAGCCTATAAGAAGCTGAGCTTGTCCATACGGTTGGGGTCTTTAGAGCGATTCAGGAGACATTATGGGAAGGTCAGGAGTGCACCATCAGTATCTATTCCAGAGAAGAGGAATGAATTTGAACCTCCAGGTGTTCTTGGTTCTCTAGCTGATCTTGACACCTTGAAGAATCAGAATAACAATTTTGAATGCGTTAACATTTGTGAAACTCAAGTTCTGGAACATGCTGATTCTAATAATAGTTGCCAAGCTGGTTGCCTCCTTTCCTTGGAGAGGTCTCAGTTCTGTGGCAAAGAAACTTTGTTAAACAGAAAAGCTCCTTGTGTGAGAGCGAGTCCTTTGACATTGACTGACTACTCTCAAATTAGAAGAAAAGACTTAAGCAGCAATAGATCACTGGGATCACTAGCTTCTAAACTGTCCAGAATGAAGGGTGACCACAAGGAAGTTTTAGCTACAGAAGTTGTGGGACAAGTTGATGAACAATTCCAAACAGATTCAAGCAGAAAAGATAACACATTGCATCTTTTGTCTCAAACTGATGATTTTTTGCAGAGTTCTTATCAAACGTGTCAAAGCTCCTCACAAGAAACAGGGGTAGACGATTGCATCCTTGCGTCTGCCTCTGATGAGCAGGATGCTCCCTGCAAAATGTATAGTACAAGAGGAGGGACCATGGAAAATGCCGTGAACCAGTCACTGCTCATCAACACAGATGGGGAGTACATGGCCACCACAAGCAGTGGTTTGGCATTACACAGTGAAAAGAGTTATTCTGAGGGCATCCATAAAGATGGAAATATTGTGGATGTATCTTCAAAGCAGACTTCAAAAGCCACTGAGCTTCCCAGTGTAACTTTGTCAAGTGGTTTGGAAGTACCTGGAGATGTCACAAATGCAGTTCAGTCTAAAAATGAGGAATCAATACCGTGTTCTGTCTGGATGCAACGTTTTGATGTTTCACTGGGTAAGATGGTATACGTCAATAAAATGACTGGACTAAGCACCTACAGTACTCCTCCAACTGAAGAACTTCAGGCTGCTTGTACTAAAGATATAACTACAATGGCTGTGAATGTTGTCTTACAGAGTG atttcacaaaatgcaaagaaggtatcgatgtgagatttctgaagatagctacagcactcgacccaagatttaagaatctgaaatgccttccaaaatctgatcgggaTGGgttgtggagcatgctttcagaagtcttaaaagagcaacattccgatgcagaaactaccgaacctgaaccaccaaaaaggaaaatcaaccttctgctagtggcatctgactcagataatgaaaatgaacatgcgttggtccacactgcttcgGATTGTTATTGa